One window of the Zea mays cultivar B73 chromosome 3, Zm-B73-REFERENCE-NAM-5.0, whole genome shotgun sequence genome contains the following:
- the BA1 gene encoding barren stalk 1, whose product MDPYHYQTMYDPRGFPIIHPQPYLQHPVAGALGDSRVRGGGSGARRRPGAKLSTDPQSVAARERRHRISDRFRVLRSLVPGGSKMDTVSMLEQAIHYVKFLKTQISLHQAALMQHEEGCHAELAAYSAVAVVGDNEVTLASHGRTGACDEMMQLQVAAEEALSYGVDAHQPYGLDPRQLSGGHELPPLPASCIFLEEPADACYSVCDLDDGDTGLPGSY is encoded by the coding sequence ATGGATCCATATCACTACCAAACCATGTATGACCCACGCGGCTTCCCCATCATCCACCCGCAGCCTTACCTCCAGCACCCGGTGGCCGGCGCCCTCGGTGACAGCAGGGTGCGCGGCGGCGGCAGTGGCGCGCGGCGGCGTCCTGGCGCCAAGCTCTCCACGGACCCGCAGAGCGTTGCGGCGCGCGAGCGGCGGCACCGCATCAGCGACCGCTTCCGCGTGCTCCGCAGCCTCGTCCCCGGCGGCAGCAAGATGGACACTGTGTCCATGCTCGAGCAGGCCATCCACTACGTCAAGTTCCTCAAGACGCAGATCAGCCTGCATCAGGCCGCGCTGATGCAGCACGAGGAAGGATGCCATGCTGAGCTCGCCGCCTATTCCGCGGTGGCGGTGGTTGGTGACAACGAGGTGACACTCGCGTCCCATGGTCGTACCGGCGCATGCGACGAGATGATGCAGCTCCAGGTGGCGGCGGAGGAAGCTTTGAGTTATGGTGTTGATGCCCATCAGCCGTACGGGCTCGATCCCAGGCAGCTGAGTGGTGGGCACGAGCTGCCACCGCTGCCTGCTTCTTGCATCTTCCTCGAGGAGCCTGCAGACGCATGCTACTCTGTGTGTGACCTCGACGACGGGGACACCGGTCTGCCCGGCTCTTACTAG